The stretch of DNA TCTCTACATGGTAAACCATATGACACAACGACAAGCAGTCAATAGAAATATATTTTACTGACTGTCTCTACTCGGTAAATCATTATGCGTATCCCTAGTGAGATTTGGACCAGACTGTCCCGAAATTGGTCAAAATGGCAACTTTAATGAATCAATTTTCTTATCAAGTTATCAGAAAAGTTAGGTAAGAGGGAGAGGCAAATTTTAATTTAGCATCATATATGCAGTATTCTTTTTCAACCGTCTGTTTTTATGAGGATAAATTAAGCAGTCGGCATTAGTAttcccttcttttttttttccttttttatttaaAATGCCTTGACTCTTTCTTTTTCGACTACTTTAATCCTGCAGAGCTGGAACTCCTGTTGGATCAATGTAGACAGCAGAAGACGGCGTCTGTGATCAACTGCAATGGTGGGACCGGAAGGAAACATCCTGATAATGGGAAACAGCCTGAGCCGAAGCTGCCACAACTCCCTCGAGTAAATCAAGAAAAGCGGTTTCCTACTGGTAACGGCATTGTAAAGCAGAAGCATGAGACTCAAGTAATCCCAGGATCATACATAGTTGGTGGATCGGCATTTGGCTGGAATTTTTTAATGTTCCAAGGAACTAAACCGGAGTATTATGGGAGAACTAAGGAGGCATTTCGAGCTGGAGTATGATCTTATGTGATCTTACATGTAACAGACTTGTAGTCGTTTTTATCGTTTTTAGAAAACTACGTTAGTATTTAGTACAGTACTATACTTGTGGAGTTACGTCAATATGGCGAGGAGGAGAACTGAAGCGAATTGAAACAGAAAGATTCACTATTAAATCTTCCTGCTTTCGTTTCAAAAATTTCAACCCTTGTGATGGATATCATTGCGGAAAGCAAAAAAGGGAGAAGGCGGCTCTACCTCGACGAACGTGCCCAACCTGAAGTTGCAGATTGTTGCTGGTGCATCTGATGATGCTACCCTTCCTGTCTGTTACCTGTACTGTCTTTGCAGTTCCTTGGATATATATCagccttaattttttttttttttttttgtagagtAATTGCGAGTAAATTTCAGGATACTGTGACTTCGGTAGCCTTAATGTTGGATTGTTATAATGCCATTGTGAATTATACTATGCCACTCGTTTTTATGCTCGAGTTAGATTTACAGATAACACTCACAAAGCAAGTGGCAGAAGTAATTTACCATTTCGCGTATTTATTCCCCTTAATGTTTCATCGGTTGATATATTGAAATACTATGTTCTTCGACTCACCTACAAATGTCGAATGTAGTCACGTCTAGGACAAAACATGTACGGAGACACAGATTTCTTTATTGAGAGATCATTTTACAATTTGAAGTAGAAATGGTACTAAACATACTAAATCCGTTTATATATGTCGAATGAAGGTAATATTTGAAACCTCAAAACTATAATTAATTCCAAACCGGCGAAAAAGGAACGGTCACACGTTTCGGCATACAAACTTGATGGGAAAATGGAAGCAACATTTTTGCTCCCATACACTAGCTAGAGTTTTACACACTTGTAATTTAAGGGCTCAAACCGGCCCGAAACAATTCACCATAACCAAAACACTGTACACAACTTACAAGTTTGTAAGACATTGATGCCTTTTAAAAGCGAATTTTGTAACGGGTCAAAGAATCGTTAGGCAAATTTCAGATCAGTGTCGAGGTAACTTCAAAAACAGGTACCGCAAAACTCAGAATgaaatttcataaaaatcaaactATTTAGCATCTAAGCCGTCTCTTTTGGCTTCGCGTGTAGTGCCCTCCTTAAGAGCATCTTGGGCCTCATTCTCCATCCCGAGGGCCAAGAGGGATGAAGCTTGAAGGTATGAAGCAATGTGCCAAACTGGAGAGATTACCTCCGCTTGCATTGCATCATCCAAAGCTTCTCGTGGCATATCGCTCATAAGATATGATAGACTACGACGTGCTAGGACTGTTGGAGAAATCATCCCTCCATCTACAAACTGCAAAAGGAACCAGAGAGGTCTCAGATGGTGTACGATGTACGAATCAAATATGTACATTTGACTATTCTGCTCGAATCACAGCGAATATTTGTATTCTAGTCTCAGAAATTTTAATCTCAATCATCAATAGAAAAACGGGCAACCAGATCCTGCAAAAACTGACCAAAATACAGAAAAAAAAAACGCTCACCTGTGAATACCGTTCGACTGCAGTCTTATAATCTTTCTGCTTAAAGGCAACGTCGCCTTTTTTCTTTGATTCCAATGATTGCTGCATTTCGTCCGTCCACATCTGAAAGGAAAGCTGCAAAAAAAGATTACTCACTAATGAGCAATTAGTCGGAAAAACTTAACGAAAGAAAAGGCAAACAAAACTTAAAAAAGCCAGGCAAATTCATAGTACATTATAACAATCTGTGGTACATAATAGCATGATCTTTTCACCATTACATCAAGTGTCAAATGAATTaaaaattgtaacaaaaaaaaacatataaattcAAAACCCCACAGTACTAAAATACTAAATAGACTCGTACTTCAATATTTTGACATCTCTGTCTAGTACTGTTAGGTCGGTATATATGACATAGGATCGGCTATACCGGCCAAGTACCGTCTGTATCAAACCAACGGCCAATATTGGCTAGTTTAAAAGGTCCTCGAATATATCTCAACATTTCACATGGTAAACTGAAAAAGCCCAATAATTAACAACTAACTCAAACAATACCCCATTTATATCTCATATCGGTTAGTCGCATGATAACATTACCATGAGACGGAGATATTGCTACAATGCTACTATTATCATGAGATCGTCTCAAATGAGAATTTtttttctgaactaaacttgcTTTTTCATACTTGGGAATGGAAATAGAGGACATAACATGTAGCAACTGAATGAAGGTGTATCTTGCCCATATCAAGTATCATGTATAAGTGAGTAAAGAACATATACAAAACCTCATTCGTTACTCCTTCGTCATCTTTATACCCTATCCCTTCCAATATTTCATGAATGGCAGTCAAGTCTCTTCTTGAACATGCTTCACCTATGGCCGATAAAGGCAGGGATGAAGCACTGTGCGGGATTCCCATTAATACATGAGACGGTACCTGCATGGGTGAAAAGAATAGTATTATTAGTTGAAAAATTAGCTTGGAAAAAATTACGAACATTATGACTTCCATTTTTTTAAATTCCAACTTTTTTTTTGCCAAAAAATCTCACACTCTCACACACATCAACTTATGCAAAGGGCTTTTTAGCTGAAAAGTGAATTTATCAAGAAATGAAGTACAGAAAAAATGGCGGGACTAAAAATATATCGACAATGGTGTATGTACACTAGAGTTTTGTTTAATCTTCTCTTACATCATTGCAAATTAAAGTTAGAAAGGGTTCCAGTAACAGCACGAAAAGTACAGACCTCAGTTTCCTTCTGAAGAGGGGTCAAAGCAGCAACTAATGATCGAGTGTTTGGTCGCTCTTGTGGTTCGTAGTGTAGACATCGAGAAGCAAGGCGTACTATCTCAGTACCATCATCATTGGAAAATTGTCCTTCTAAGCAAGAGTCTGTCAGCATCTGAAGATTCCTATCACGTATCATGTCTAGGGCCTACATAAGTTCAAAATGTACGAGGCAGTAAGGCACACATCATTTCTAATGGAAACTCGGTGAATACAGCAAAACAACTCAATGAATTCTGTATGCTTCTATTGTGAAGTAGCTTGTGAGTCATCCAAAAGCAGTTTTCTCTGCTCTTAATGATGGGAAGACACGAGGTCACGAGGGAATACTCTGTACTTAATAGAGTTAGAAGGGGAACGGAAACTTACATGACTTGGGGGAATATGTTTCCCGCTGATAAGGTCAAGCAGCAGAGTTCCAAAGCTATATATGACACTTGCTGGTGTTATTCTACCTGAATTTATGAGAACACATTAAAAGACTAAAGAATCTCGTTTTCCAAACCACGGTATCAAATCTCGCTTAAGACTTGATGCATCCAACTTAatgtataaacatgataacaatTTTAGACCTTTTAGCATAAGATAAGAACTTAGGGAGTCTCACCAGTTCGCAAGTACTCTGGAGGAGTAAATGCAAGATTCGTACTATAACTTTTCCCATCTCTACTGTTTTTCATCAAGCCAAAGCAAGAAAGTCTTGGATTACAATCCTACAAGTTTAAAGAGTGAATTTTAGAATACGGAAAGGGAATTATagtataacaaaaaaaaaatgcgtACTTTTTATGTTTTTTTCTGAAGGCTGGAAATATTCTTTAGTTAGTAGTTAAGCATGATCGAGAAACTAAAGCTAACTGATGTGAATATATTGTTTACCCCATCAAACAAAATTCTGTAAGCATTAAGGTCATGATAAATGGCACGCCCTCTACTTGTACAGTACTCCAGAGCTTGTGCAAGATGTAAGACAACCCTCAACCGCATTGCCCACTTCATTGGCTGAGCATCCCCTGTAAAAGCAACCACATCTCTTTAATAGAAATAAATTGAAAGGATCACCAGAGGTGAAATATCTTCACAAATTCTCAAAAGAGACGGTCAAAACGTTTTGTGATACTGTTTCATTTATCCACCAATTACCCTGTGATACCTGAGAGTGTCTCAGATGTTAGGCATTATGTGGGAAAGCACTCAGAGCAGGATGTGGGATCAACAAGACGGATAACGGAACAAAATGACAGCCTCACGGCCATTGCTTATTCAAGCTTTAGAGAGACAAATACTTACAGTGCTATAATGTACAGTACACAAGACAGAGGACGACAAGCTACAATGCTAGAACCCTAGACATAAAACGAGGAATCATAAAACCTTAAATGGATCAACTAAGACATAGGTCTAGAAACTTACAATGGAAAAGATGTTTTGCAAGGGTATTGTTTGGCAAGTACTCCGCCACAAGGAGCCTCTCATCATTTTCACAACAACATCCAAGTAGATTTGCCAACTTTGGACTACGAAGCTGACCAACAGACCGAGCTTCTTCCTGAATATACCAAAGAAGCATTATTGAATAGGAACCAAATTTCTAGTGTTTTAGATGAGTTGAAGGTAAATCCTAATTAAAATTCCAAAATAACACACATTAGCAAGTCAGAACTCAGAACATGACTAAGGAGGGCATATACACATTAGCAAGTCAGAGCACGACTAAACACAATACTAGCCATCCTATATACACCAACAATAAAGGCATAAAgccattaccccagtgcctcaacaGGGGTCGGATGTAAGCAACCTAACCCTTAAATTATCAACTGAAAGAGGGCATTTCAGGATGACCAATAATGAAAATTGCATCGGCCACACATGCATGGTATTAAATAATGGTTTCAGATTTGATCTCAGAATCAATATTCGCAGCCTGATCTAGGTCGTTGTGCCAACGGTATGGCCGTAACTGCCTGTAAATATGGTCGTAATAACCTTCAAAATCTCAATAATTTGGTCGCCATTTAGTGTAGGCGTGCAGCGGCCCAACTTTAAATACTATGATTGCATGTCTACATATAATACACGAGAAAGAAAGAATTGAAAACAACACGAGAAAGAGAATAAGAAGCTGGAAAGCAATTTTACCAAGAACTGCCGAGCATCAGGCCACGCACTTCTATTGAAACGCTTGACGACAATTCTCATTTGGTTCTCTAACTTCCCTTTGTAAACAATATTGGGAGCCTTCTCACCATGTTCAGACACAATATTCTCCACAGCAAACCCTGATGTGGCATTTTTAAGCTGATCATATGTGAAATCTCGGAATGTTGGTAAGCCAAGCTCGTTATCATCTTCATTTCCTGTACAAATACACTGCCACCAATCAGCTACAAGCCTACAAAAACTTTTATCTAAAAAATCCAGAACACCTCAAAATGATATGGGGTTAGCTACAGTATTTGAATCTGTCGATAGAAGGTCAGATAATGAAAAGATAAAAAAAGGAAAATACATTATCAAAAATAGAAATGACGAAGTGTTTTACCCACCAGCATCAAGAGGCTCAAACACTGCTGTCTTATTCGGTGAACCCAAGCAACACTGAACAAATTTGGATCCTTGTGATCCCATTGACTGCACTAGAAAGATTCCGAGTTCCAAACAGCAATTACTTTATCCTGAATTCTGCATTGCCAAGATAGTCCATGTATGAATGGATATAGAACCTACTGACCAACATAAAACTTCAATCTAATTCCTATCTTATTATTCCGCTAATAACAACACTAACTCAAGAcgcaattaggctaaatacgccGTCAACTATTGATCAGGAAATCAGGACTACTGATCCATCAAATCCAAAATTCCGCTAAACTAAGAGAAGCAACATTATACTACCCCATCCAATTATATTGTCCCTTTTTTTACTTCAGTGATCAATCGCTGTCAACTTTGACCACTGATTCCTCCAAATATATGTATAGTTAACAatgccaattatattgtcatATCGATCATAGTTGACATAGTTTTTGACACGACAATAAAaacgggatggagggagtatgcCCTGAACAAATAAGGAAGCTAAACAGATCAAATTAAAGATGACAAAGTTCAGCAAATTAAAACTTTTCAATACCAACAATATCAGAATTTAACCTCCAAATCAGATTACTCCACAATTTCAAAATAGAGCAACACCAATCAGACTACTCACTATCTATCCACCTAGTCTTGCTTAAGACAGAGATATCCGTTTTAATGGTAAAAGCGATTCAAATATTAGTATACTACCACTTGATGTTAATAAGGCCAACTATTTGTTACTACCTAGGCAGCTATCCTTATCATGGTACATATTTG from Silene latifolia isolate original U9 population chromosome 10, ASM4854445v1, whole genome shotgun sequence encodes:
- the LOC141605125 gene encoding serine/threonine-protein kinase BSK3-like, yielding MGSQGSKFVQCCLGSPNKTAVFEPLDAGNEDDNELGLPTFRDFTYDQLKNATSGFAVENIVSEHGEKAPNIVYKGKLENQMRIVVKRFNRSAWPDARQFLEEARSVGQLRSPKLANLLGCCCENDERLLVAEYLPNNTLAKHLFHWDAQPMKWAMRLRVVLHLAQALEYCTSRGRAIYHDLNAYRILFDGDCNPRLSCFGLMKNSRDGKSYSTNLAFTPPEYLRTGRITPASVIYSFGTLLLDLISGKHIPPSHALDMIRDRNLQMLTDSCLEGQFSNDDGTEIVRLASRCLHYEPQERPNTRSLVAALTPLQKETEVPSHVLMGIPHSASSLPLSAIGEACSRRDLTAIHEILEGIGYKDDEGVTNELSFQMWTDEMQQSLESKKKGDVAFKQKDYKTAVERYSQFVDGGMISPTVLARRSLSYLMSDMPREALDDAMQAEVISPVWHIASYLQASSLLALGMENEAQDALKEGTTREAKRDGLDAK